A portion of the Chlamydia caviae GPIC genome contains these proteins:
- the radA gene encoding DNA repair protein RadA, which translates to MTTKIKTQWTCNECGTNTPKWLGQCPGCLQWNTFIEEHISPSQSGRRSRTQATAVSLNTVELCEEERLCIGEPGWDRILGGGAVRGSLTLLGGDPGIGKSTLLLQTAAKFAHRGLKVLYVCGEESVTQTSLRARRLHISNANIYLFPETNLDDIKQQIATLHPDILIIDSIQIVFNPALHSSPGSVAQVREVTSELMHIAKQSQITTFVIGHVTKSGEIAGPRVLEHLVDTVLYFEGNSHANYRMIRSVKNRFGPTNELLILSMHADGLKEVTNPSGLFLQEKITETTGSVIIPIIEGSETLLIEMQALASSSPFANPIRKTSGFDQNRFLLLLAVLEKRAQIKFHTADVFLSIAGGLKVTEPAADLGAGLSVVSSLYNRLSPQNYTFTGEIGLGGEIRHVTHLERRLKESKLMGFEGAVIPEGQISGLSSEIKNQLDIRGVKTIKDAIRLLH; encoded by the coding sequence ATGACTACGAAAATAAAAACACAATGGACTTGTAATGAATGCGGAACCAACACACCAAAATGGTTAGGTCAATGTCCCGGATGTTTACAATGGAACACGTTCATTGAAGAACATATTTCCCCCTCTCAAAGTGGAAGACGTTCTCGAACGCAAGCGACTGCAGTATCTTTGAATACTGTAGAACTTTGCGAAGAAGAACGTCTGTGTATAGGAGAGCCGGGATGGGACCGCATTTTAGGTGGAGGTGCTGTTCGTGGCAGCCTTACTCTATTAGGAGGCGATCCAGGGATTGGCAAGTCTACGTTGCTTTTACAAACAGCTGCGAAATTTGCCCATCGGGGCCTTAAAGTCCTTTATGTCTGCGGGGAAGAATCTGTAACGCAGACCTCTCTAAGAGCACGGCGTTTACATATTTCCAATGCAAATATTTACCTATTCCCCGAGACGAATCTCGATGATATCAAGCAGCAGATAGCAACGTTACATCCTGACATTTTAATTATTGATTCTATCCAAATTGTATTCAATCCTGCCCTACATTCCTCTCCAGGATCTGTGGCTCAAGTACGGGAAGTGACCTCCGAACTGATGCATATTGCTAAACAATCACAAATCACAACTTTTGTTATCGGGCACGTAACAAAATCTGGAGAAATTGCTGGTCCTAGAGTCTTAGAACACCTCGTAGATACTGTCTTGTATTTTGAGGGAAATTCCCATGCTAATTATCGCATGATACGTTCCGTAAAAAACCGTTTCGGTCCTACGAATGAATTGCTTATTTTATCCATGCACGCGGATGGATTAAAAGAAGTTACCAATCCTTCTGGCCTCTTCCTACAAGAAAAAATTACAGAAACCACAGGTTCTGTAATTATTCCTATTATTGAAGGATCTGAAACTCTACTTATTGAGATGCAGGCTTTAGCTTCATCTTCTCCATTTGCCAATCCTATTAGAAAAACGTCAGGATTTGACCAGAATCGCTTTTTATTACTCTTAGCTGTTCTAGAAAAGCGTGCTCAAATAAAATTCCATACTGCGGATGTTTTTCTTTCCATAGCTGGAGGATTAAAAGTTACAGAGCCTGCTGCAGATTTAGGAGCAGGTCTTTCGGTAGTATCCTCATTGTACAATCGCCTTTCTCCTCAAAACTATACGTTTACTGGAGAAATAGGCTTGGGAGGCGAAATTCGTCATGTGACCCATTTAGAAAGGCGTCTTAAAGAAAGTAAACTTATGGGTTTCGAGGGTGCAGTGATTCCCGAAGGACAGATTTCAGGGCTATCTTCTGAAATTAAAAACCAATTAGATATTCGAGGGGTGAAAACTATAAAAGATGCTATCCGATTGCTACACTGA